The Phyllopteryx taeniolatus isolate TA_2022b chromosome 2, UOR_Ptae_1.2, whole genome shotgun sequence nucleotide sequence aatgcacataagctttcactcgcgcttaaaaatacatttccgggttcaAAGGGAGCCAGACAACGGCTGCCGCGTTGCccccaagccatacaaatacagtatatgaagtatcaaatattgtattttacaacaatacttaactatatttataatgtacctttttaatgaaaaagtgaagcttgtggccaaaatgtacgcGAGCGGTGCGTACCGCGTATGTTCAAATGAACGGGAGAAAGTGagctgtttttcaaaaaaatgtattgatgcGTATACAAGTAAGGCATTACATATACATTGTgatgaagtacaatatactgtatgtgccgtATCAAACGCCTATCTATACaagctcgctgttcagggcatcCGTATATCCAATTGCTCAATGTGCgggaattttatttaatttaattttatttatttatttttgcgaTGGTCCGGTCCAATTGGGCTCGAGCGCATTGCGCAGTGTACGGTGGGCCTTTAAGACACGAACCTGTGTTGCCTGCCATCTCCCAGCGCTCGGGTCTCCAGTCCAGATACAGCAGCCAGATAAGGTCACAGTGCAACCAAACTtagtgtaattattattatcgtaAATTATTTGTTAAAAGGTCATCTTAGattaaagatacatttatttaggAAGCCTCATCCAACTGCGTGTCGTGACTACTTTTTCTGGTGACGGTCATTTGTATCCCAGGTCATTGTAATCTGCAAAGGCGTAAATCAAGGCAACtcgactgttcttgtttgttgaagacgtttcaccttgaATCCAAAAAGCTTCTTCAGTTTAAAATCCTTTCTCATTCAGAACAgcccagttgccttgattcaaacTTTGCGGACAGCGATGGAAGTCGCGTAGTGGACATGATCGAGACTGCATTCCGAAAGGGATTCAAAAAATGCCGAAACTAATTTAACTGGGCCGCCAAAATCCACTCACGCATGATATTATATACATGATAAATATTTTACTGTTcttaatacaataatacaacaaACATAATGCTatgttaattcatttaaaaatattacctTCATTATAttcatttgtttacaaaaaaattgactCGGGTATCAAACTGTGGGTCAGAAATCGAGATAAGAATCGAATCTTAACTTTGTTGAACTGTTAGAGTCCTAGTTCTTACGCTCCTATTGTGAAGTCATGCGATAATTGTCATTTTCATATCTTTCCTGGGGCTCCTATCATCTGACTTGGTGTCTGTGAAGAACTTTTGCTAGCTCATTCAGTGAATGTGTCTCAAGAGACATTTATTTGAATCAAGAGCGCATTCCTTTTAAAGACTGCTATCGTTATTTCTCAGAGCTCACATTACTGCCGCCCACTTTAATTTCGATAAGTCACCGTCAGCTGTGGGACATTATGACAAGTATCATTATATTCTCTGTTTTATCTTTTAGAAAGTATTAGACACTCCCTTGAACAAAATAATGGGAATCATGGGCACACAGAGTCTCATTTTCATCAGTCCCTCCACTCCTTTTGAAGTTTACAAACCCTTCATTGTGCTTCCAGGCGGGGCTACCGGGATGTCCGAATCGTCTCCCCTGCAGGAGTCCTCTGTCCATTACAACATTCCCGAGCTGCAGCGCGCCCCCGGCAGGCCGCCTCCGCATTCCCAGTCACACTCGAGCACGCATCAGTCGGCTctcgcacacgcgcacactccTCACCCTCAGCCCAACGGGCAGCACTTCTCCGCGCCGCTCCACCGCGACGCCTCAGGGACGAGGGAGGACCTGTCTGCCTcagaggaggacgacgacgaagaggagggggaggaagagGCGGTGCCAGCTTCCAAGTGGCAAGGGATTGAATCCATATTTGAAGCTTATCAGGAATACGTTGAAGGTAGGAATTCTGTCTTAGACcctttgtttaattatttatttagtcaTTCTATAATATCATATTTAATTCCTGTTTAGTTCATTGCATATGAACTAACTAAATGAGTTGTTGTAGCACATCTTGGTCGCCAGGTGGAGGTAAATATCCTTGCTAGTCCGGATTTGTATCAAGACATTTGATAACACGTCTTTATTATCCCACTATTATGATCTTATCATTAATTCCCTTAAACTTTAACAAAGGCTTTATTCTTCAGGTCGCACCTGTCATGTTcactgcccttttttttttttttttttttttttaaacaccattttttttgtttttgttttttttttaaaaccctctTTCTGCATTTTCTCTCAGAACAAACCCTGGAGCGACACGTATTGCAGAACCAGTGTCGACGGCTGGAAGCTCAAAACTACAACCTCAGTCTCACTGCTGAGCAGCTTTCGCATACCATGGGggtaagacacacacacacacacacacgcactgagCGATTCAGCAATGTGATATGGTCagacatatacatacatttgtACAATTTATGTAACACAATGTCctcagtggcggcacggtgggcgactggttagagcgtcagcctcacagttctgaggtgcggggttcaatccccgtcccggcctgtgtggagtttgcatcttctccccgtgcctgcgtgggttttctccgggcactccggtttcctcccacatcccaaaaacatgcatgaattggagactctaaattgcccgtaggcatgactgtgagtgcgaatggttgtttgattctatgtgccctgcgattggctggcaaccagttcagggtgtaccccgcctcctgcccgatgacagctgggataggctccagcacgcccgcgaccctagtgaggagaagcggctcagaaaatggatggatgtcctcaGTCTGTTCTCACAACATAACAGCaataagtaaaaatatatacagaatTGGCAGTCGTGTGAAATAGTAGGGAGAAGAATAGAAAAGTGAAAAGTGCATTCATTGCTTTGAGCAAATGGTAAAATATTGATCATTTCAGAGGACATGTATACACACAATTACAGTTGAAATATTAtggacatttgaaaacaagGGGTCTGGTCTTGCAAGTTTGTGGAGGACTTTGGAGGATGAAGCGTACAAATGACGCTTTTGTGAAGAACTGAACCGCTGGGGCCAATTGTTTCGAAAATATGTTCATGACTTGAAGCGTAAGTTACAGTGACCTCTCCTGGCTAAAATCAAGGCTGCAGTAGaaacatttctttgaaaaaatctttcatgcacacacacacacacactgactgaatatcatgttttatttacaattaaagATTGATGAATGTCCATATTGTGTTATTGATCTAtctaataacaaaacaaaaactaaaattcaTCATACTCAATGGAGATGCTGATACAGATGCAGCagccctccttccttccttttgtcCTGCTTGTCCCTGTAAGCTAGCTTCTTGTCGTGTTCATACATGCTGCTCTAAAAGTGCCCAAGAAATCATTTTTGTTCCCTAAACagcgtttagattttttttttttaataattttgttttattgcagaaTCTCTAACAACTATTTTGGGGATAGGGACTGAGTCGTGGCTAGGAATAGTGATCGTAAAAGtagtatttgttttcttttataattgcctatagtaTTAATTCAAAcagtaaatataccacaaagtGTGATCCCTAAcagtttaatataatttaaaaattctCTTCCAACATTACCTTGAAAATGAAATGGCTGACAGatgatttgaaaaacaaaaaaggaagaaatgcACCAGAGGTGAAGATGTATAGTCTCTCTGTAgtttccactaacaacccaggctaagcTCAAGCTActcttgatttttatttttatttttttaaacatattctTCGTTACGCAATAACCGTATTTCTTTGGTGGCATCTGTGTGCCGAGGAACTGGTGTCGTGGATTGAGGAGTATCAGACAAAAGTAATCCTGTGCCACCATCATGTGGCATCTGTATacaaattacagtacagtataaaccGAGCCCTGTCGCGAATAgccggggttcactgtacttccttgacaccaattccgatttagacatggctttggcagCATCTTAGAGCCCAAAAACTGTGAACGGGTGAAGTTTTTCAGCTAATAGTTGccgataggttccacagaataaaatgtgaatcgtGAACCACAACTATGTCAGGAATTCATACTACATATAGTAATCTTAATAAATGGTAATGTTAGCATTGTGTTTGATTTCTGCTTCCTGGCCCTGCAGGAGCTGATGTCCCAGAGGCAGAAGCTGGCGGTAGAAAGGGAGAAGCTGCAAGCGGAGCTGGAGCACTTTAGGAAGTGTTTGACTCTGCCACAGACGCACTGGCCCAGAGGCGGACATTACAAGGGCTACCCTCCCAGGTGACatcccccctccaaaaaacaaaaaagcccacaTCCAATGCCCCCCTCCCCTAGATACTTCTCCTCTCAGACTCACAGTAGATTATCCCAATCGACTCGGCTCCATGGTGGAGAAGAAGTGCTGATAGAAGAGTGAAGGAAGGGGCAATTGGCGCCATAACCCAACGTGTGCCAACGTAGCCACTAAATGAGCTCGGCGAAGGCTCCGGGATACGGTGGAGTCCTGCTTGTCACACACTCTTCTTCATCACCGCCACCCCAAAACACAGACAATCCTGCCAACGAGGGAGAAGAGACACTCCGAAAGTCCAAAGGAACGCTCGCGGCCAGTCAGGAAGTGAAGTCACGACGGCGGCACTGCGAGCGTTCCATCTGGACATGCACTTATGAATAATAGCTGAAGAACTACCTGGTGGTACTGTGTTACAACAAAGACATATTTGAATTTGGTCAGAATGTtgaaatgcacatttttggggggaaataattaaggaaatgttttatttcaaaataggaaaatttgaaaataagaattttaaaaaggggCTTCAGCCTTATATTGTACATAATATGAAGACTTAAAAGAATTTTTGTaagtttattattttaatcattgttcttttaaaagtaaaaaaaaaaaaaaaaaaaaaaagcctgccatttttttttttatatgtttatGCTTTTTCGGAGGGGGATGGGGGGGCGGTGTTTGCAAAAGGCAGCCTTGCTTTTAGTGTTTGTACTGCTGCTGGCCAGAACAGCTTGAGAGAAAACACAGGATCTTATCTTCACTGGCAGCGAGCGGTTACGAGATGAAGTTCCTTCCGAGGTGCCGACGCGTGCCCTTGCCACCTTTTTATTCACAGCATAGCGTGACGTCCATTTCAGCTTCTTCTCCGCTGACTTAACAAAATGTTTGCCTCTCACTGAAGTGTGCACACAAGCCAGTTTTTGTTACTTGATTGGCTTGCcttgataaatatatatatatatatacattatatatatatatatatatatatatatatatatatatatatatatatacacacacacatgaagtgGCCAGCTGATCTTGCTAGTTATTGAAGACTCCTCCTCACACACATCAAAATAGCATCAAGCAACAGGCCCTTTGCCAGGTCCAAGCCTTTTCTCCACAACCATGAAGGGCCGAGTgccaaacaatacattttaaattcaaaatgatttagccaaaaaaacaaaaaaaaaagctaaaaagcCTCTAAACTCCCGTCGTGTCCCTCCTACGATGTCCAAGGATTGTCCCTAATTATCCAATCCGTTGCCAACATGTAATAAActgaaaatgacacaaaaactgATGTGTTTACAGCCTCCTCTGTGGCTCCACTCAGACTTGTAGGAACCAATCACATGCACGGATtgcggatttcaccgttaagtCCGTCCCGATAACGTGCGGAAGGAAAATCAGCAAAACGGAAGCACAACACCCTCATTATGAGCGTATGAATAAGTGCCTCATTTATTTTAGACCCTCGTCAATCAAACTGTAGCTCAAACGTTTCACGTCCATTCATTTTGCCCAAACTAAAAGTCAGGAGCATCACAGCCCATTTATTTGAGGGCCAGGTGAGTGCGAGAGGGTGGCACAGTCCACAGCGTAAGCCCCGCCTCGTCGGAGGATGTCTCGATTCTGTGAaatcctgttttaaaaaaaaaaaaatccattgtaATGTAATATATTCTTTGTTGAATGTAGTAATTAGGTATTTATGAATATTTGGCTGTGAtttcagacaaaaaaagaaaataaaatatttcaaaaatgttcatatACCTTGGTCTCGCCTTCGAAGtgtccctgtttttttgttgttgttgttttgtgtgtgagtgtaatgCTAGCTTTCCATAAAGCCGttggagcatttattcgatatccagCTTAACATCCGTGTACTAGTGTACTTTCTCCTTGCTATAACACAATTCAATGCACTAGTAGACTGACCGTGTCTAGAAACAGTTTTCCAATTGACTTTTcataaagccgtttgagcatttattccatatccatcttaaggtctaTGGCATAGTATACTCTTTGTTctgacaattcagcacactaatAGAaaaactgtcttactagtagtttgaacatttctttcttttaataTGCAGCTTAGGGTCCATTTACGAGTACGCTCTTTTACCTCATTAGGGCAATTCAGCGCAATAAGCAAATAGCTGTGTCttgctattttttgttgttttttttggtttacaataaatgctcaaacatgtTTCCATAAACTCATATGAGCTTTTATTCGCTATGCTTGATCTCAATCTTAAggtactagtgaggcaaaactgcgcATTACTTGAGAACTGTGTGCTACTGGTACTAGTAGTGATATAAAATTCTACGAGTTATCTTTCGCTTCACACAGACATCAACTAGTACAGTTCTGCCTCACTCGTCAGAGATACTGAATGAATCCTTGAATAGCTTTCCATAAAACAGAACAAACTACAAAATCACTATTTATTATCACCTTTTATTTAGAACACATCATGCAACATTCATGTATCGGCTCTTAAACTGAATATACTGTGCCAGACACGTGGAATGGACATCATCGTAGAAGTCCTAAGAGTGACGTTGATAGTAAAAACAAGTCCAACACCGCTATCCCGGCGCTCCTTGAGTCGTTATCGATTGAAGCATCGAGGTGCGTCCCTCAAAAATCCGCAAACTGTCCCTTACTGGATCCCGGCTGCAGATTGGAGCGCAACTTGTACATGCAGTTGAGCGAACCGAGGAGGAACCCCCGGATGGTGTTGATCTCCATCAGAGTCAGGTTGTCCAGCTGTAGATGAAGAAGAGTGGAGTGAGCCCATGGACGTTCAACATGGTTCGGCAACtcattttcatgagtggccgagtGTCGACCGCTAGTTTTGCTGTGATTCCAAATTTGAATCGCCGGTTAACAGTGGGCAGATGTAACACGCAATCAAAAATGTCAATTAGTTTTCCTTCCCCAAAAAAGCGTTTCCTGGTTTGAAGCGTAAGCGAGACCCACCCGTACCGATACCAATTATATATAGCGGTGCCTCGAGAAACAAGTTGAATTCGTTCCCTAACTGCACACaaaactcaaatcatctttccccattaaaattaatGGACATGCCATTccaggattcccccccccccccccccccccaagtaatacgttaagaaaaatagcactcggtaatattgtacttattaaaaacatacagtaatgacataaatagaatgttgtgctgctccttctggtgtatgtgccttggcctcttgggggcagtataatacagtcatgaataTACATGGAGATGATCACAAGTTACTCCTCtgtaagccgcagtaatatttgtcgttcttcgcagaggataaagaatatatgtctgagtattgttatatctggctacatgtgttgcttcactgttagtgttcaaatatctacTGTTTAAGGCGTTATAACACGGCAACACTGATGATATTGTTAGCCCATTTATGGCGTTTtgtcagcattaagctaaacataCTTTTCTAAGGCAAAGCTAAGGTTTTTTTCATACACGTTTAACTCTGTTTGATGCTTAGTTtggcagtaaacttcaactaggagTCAACAAACAGTTTGAAGCCACTTTTTTGAAGCGCTTGTATCAAATCTTTGcttacaagcaaaaaaaaaaaaaaaaaaaaagcggaacTGCAGCTCGtatctggaagaaaaaaaataaaaaatcacgtCGGGTCACTCTTTATCGCAAGGAACCACTGTAtagtgttttacaataaaacgtaactatatttataatgtacctATGCCTACTAGAAAGCGAAATGCGGAGAGTTACTGTCACTGAAATACACGAGTGAAGTCAATGAATGAAGCTCTTAATTATTAGTTACTTTCTCCTTATTCTTCTTGCCCGTATCCTCTCTTTGTGGCAATACACTTCCTTGACAATGGTgccttgtttttgtggttcaataaaagaATTCTGTACATCAAACTGTATGCTGACACTGAAAACCCAATACAGGGTcgcagtttttctgttgcagcaCGCTGTGGATGTGCAGAGCTCAATCGCTTGGCATGCGGGGAACCGCCGCCAACTGTAACTGCAATGACACGTCATGACGTGGGAAGCTCCCTAATGGGACCCCTTACTAGCAGGCTTGTTGTCaaacactggcaaaaaaaataagaaaaaagcaAGAATATACCTGTATTTGCTTATCCATCATCTTGTTTTTTACTCTATGTAGTTTTCCTTGGATGGGGACCACAAAGGAGGTCCTGGAAAACACCCCCTGCCTCAAAGTACAAGTGATGCTCTGACCTTCGCATGAGCTTCCTGTTGACTGATGAAGCTGTCTGCAGAGAGTCGGAGTTTAGCGATACGCGTGTCCCAGATGTCTTTGACTAGTGTGCGGATCTCATCGGCTTTGGGGATGTTGTCAGACGCACTgtgcacaacaaacaaacaaacaaagcactttTGGATTTAGTAGGTACAGACGACGTGAAGTGAATGTTCGCTGAATGAGACGGGGATGACTCTTTTGCAACTTACTGGTTGAGCAGCAGTTTGGTCAGCTCCATGTAGTACAGACTGGGAACAGGTGTGAAGGTGGCCGCTTTCCTCTCAAGCTCTCGCATCTCCTCAAGTTTCCCTGAAACGTCAAGGCACCACaggaagatttaaaaaaatcaataaataaataaaatgtaaataaaatgtaaatgagcCAACAGAGCAGGTGATCACATTTAAGAATCAAAAAACCTATACTGCTATTCAAAGACACTCAATCATTTAGACCAGGGGTGTTAAACTTACAGCCCACGGGCCAGAACCAGTCCATCATGGAGTCCAATCCAGCCCATGGGGATAGATAGAGAACATTTTCACTGctattttttcaataaaagtaactgttgTTAATTTTGTCCTGTAGAGGGCGCACAAACAACCACTTTTATGACATTCTGAAATTGTGAAGGCTAAAAAGATGCAAAGATTCAGTGGCAAACGAAGCCTATTTCATATAAAATGTTGTCGACTTTGCACTAAagttctgtaaaaaaataattacctcttttataaatataataagCTATAAATATTGCAAAACTTTCCCATTGTTTTGAAGCAAATCAATTGGAAAAATAtgcacatttattattttttgaaaatttgttgttgcaaatcatatgaggAATATGAAAGttcttgacaaaaacaattgcaattTCACCAGTATTATGAATTGCATTCCCTGTGAGCTTACCCCCACCAATATTTCTAAACACTTCAATGAACTTCAGTTCGTTTgatattacaaaatgtaaacccaatattcaattatatatttaacatgCCTTTTTATATACGGTTTTCACGCACTGGACTTGGTTTGAATTAACTTTACTTACACGTCATCACAGCCAACAGGCAAGTACGTCCAGTACAAGTTAATTATTAACACGctaaaacaatccaaaacaatTGAATGTGAGCAATATTTGACACTGACTATGTACTATTTACTATTAGGAAACAATAACCcttgagttaaaaaaattaaaataagtcACTTTACTTTTGTTTAAGAGAGAATATGTAGTCTTTTGGGATTTTCTTGAGAAATGCTACATCTGTATGCCACATCGAAGACAAGTTtgttggcattgggtccctgcggcctcctccgggtggccggttgtcgtggCGCCTCGGTGAGGCCGGCGGAcagccctgggtccctcggtgtggaaccgggctgctctcgggcagactcctgggcccgatcccgcctccCGATTGAGTGGGTGGGgccctcagccgccgcggtgcagccacagcaattacaggacacttctgtcagtcattgtgcgtgcgaaacggtgtcaattcacttgcatgtgcccacaggcacacacccctggaactttttcgctgggtgtggggccactcacttactgcgacaaataattgcttgggtatcccctcactcacactctcgtcctatagacttttagaatttacatagtcactcccactacacttcagttgtacagacgggttcacgacccgtgccctgcatgcttcttctcctgtcctatcttgtcctgtccttccctcacggGGTGTAGcgctactgccccatacaacactcatatctaagttagtgctttgtcttttgtcttctcttCACACTCCCCTCTCGAAACTccgttctgttcgactgatcgactctgattctcaataaatatccattataatattAAGAAACTACAGCGCCATCTTAAAAACGCCACTCTGACACAGTAAAACAGTTCCGGTATAAAacggatacagatcctccattctgcttggtCGAACAgggccaatttatttatttatttattttttgaagaaaGGAAATATAGCAGTAACCATGTTTTCTATGCCCACAGGCTGGAATGGACCCACTGATGGCCCGTTCTGGCCCACAGGTTCTACGTTTGACACCCCTAGTATAGTTCGACTTTGATCTGCAATTTGCACGtgtaaatggggaaaaaacatagTTGTAATACTGTTGAAATTGTAATGGTTTGTGTTACAAATTTTCATTCtgctcatgatttgcaacaagataataattaataaatgtgtatattttccgCATGTACTTGTAACTATTTGCACCAATacaatagtttttatttatagCTTATTAAGCCACAAATATCAAGATCAAATTTCGGTGAACGTAGCCCAAAGTTTGACACTGATTTCGACTAACTAGGGGCGGGCAGAATGCAACAGAATCATAGCTTTGTGTTGAACTAAACacgcccagatttcacactgcaTAAATACATCTGTGAGGAAATTTGAGAAGAGAGCATAATAATTTGAGTATACATATCTTTTGTGACGTTTTGTcgtggtggtgtgccgtgacatTTTGCCTATGTTTGCCCTGGCGCAATAAGGTTTGGAAAACTGCGCAGTATGTTTTCTTACCAACATCCATCCAGTCAGGTGGAACGACTCTACATTTCTGTCTCTGTTTGAGGTTGAGGGCCAGCCACACGGGGACATCCAGCGGCAGGCCGGGATTAAAAGGTCCCAGGTCCCCCTGcgaatataataatacaatgcaCTCTCCGTGCTTTCGAGAAGGTACTCGACGCCATCGTTTTGACTAACTACTTCTACAAATTAGAAGGTAATCGTTAAATTAACGGCCCGACGTACTCACCCCGATCAAATATAACTTGTCTAGATTGAAATTGGGAATGATCTTAACCAACTCTTTCTCGGCCAGGAACTCGACCTCCGAAGGGTCCATAGTTGTTCGTTGACGGACACAAAACGCATCCGACAACTTGGCTAGCTTGTCATTGCTAGCATAAACTTTCCCGCGAACAAAAACAGCATAGGAACCAAACAGCCGTGATTGGCTAGACGTCACAGATATTGGACCAATGGGTGCATAGACATGTACCGAGATGTCGCTAGCGGTCTAAATTATACGTCAACGACACCGCCATATTGGAGGTGGCAAGTTTGCCGCTCCGTGAAGCTATTTCATTCGGGTGAAGCAGTTTCACTCATGAGATGTCCATCTGATGGGAATAAGAGGTCTGAAGACCCCTACACCGTGCAGGACCACAGCTATGTTGTCTGAAGATCTATTTTCTGTTGACAGGTTTCAtcagtttttttctcttgttCTATTGATTGCAATGGATgttttcacaaggttttcagtgattctcaacttgt carries:
- the gins2 gene encoding DNA replication complex GINS protein PSF2, whose product is MDPSEVEFLAEKELVKIIPNFNLDKLYLIGGDLGPFNPGLPLDVPVWLALNLKQRQKCRVVPPDWMDVGKLEEMRELERKAATFTPVPSLYYMELTKLLLNHASDNIPKADEIRTLVKDIWDTRIAKLRLSADSFISQQEAHAKLDNLTLMEINTIRGFLLGSLNCMYKLRSNLQPGSSKGQFADF